From the genome of Vitis riparia cultivar Riparia Gloire de Montpellier isolate 1030 chromosome 11, EGFV_Vit.rip_1.0, whole genome shotgun sequence:
NNNNNNNNNNNNNNNNNNNNNNNNNNNNNNNNNNNNNNNNNNNNNNNNNNNNNNNNNNNNNNNNNNNNNNNNNNNNNNNNNNNNNNNNNNNNNNNNNNNNNNNNNNNNNNNNNNNNNNNNNNNNNNNNNNNNNNNNNNNNNNNNNNNNNNNNNNNNNNNNNNNNNNNNNNNNNNNNNNNNNNNNNNNNNNNNNNNNNNNNNNNNNNNNNNNNNNNNNNNNNNNNNNNNNNNNNNNNNNNNNNNNNNNNNNNNNNNNNNNNNNNNNNNNNNNNNNNNNNNNNNNNNNNNNNNNNNNNNNNNNNNNNNNNNNNNNNNNNNNNNNNNNNNNNNNNNNNNNNNNNNNNNNNNNNNNNNNNNNNNNNNNNNNNNNNNNNNNNNNNNNNNNNNNNNNNNNNNNNNNNNNNNNNNNNNNNNNNNNNNNNNNNNNNNNNNNNNNNNNNNNNNNNNNNNNNNNNNNNNNNNNNNNNNNNNNNNNNNNNNNNNNNNNNNNNNNNNNNNNNNNNNNNNNNNNNNNNNNNNNNNNNNNNNNNNNNNNNNNNNNNNNNNNNNNNNNNNNNNNNNNNNNNNNNNNNNNNNNNNNNNNNNNNNNNNNNNNNNNNNNNNNNNNNNNNNNNNNNNNNNNNNNNNNNNNNNNNNNNNNNNNNNNNNNNNNNNNNNNNNNNNNNNNNNNNNNNNNNNNNNNNNNNNNNNNNNNNNNNNNNNNNNNNNNNNNNNNNNNNNNNNNNNNNNNNNNNNNNNNNNNNNNNNNNNNNNNNNNNNNNNNNNNNNNNNNNNNNNNNNNNNNNNNNNNNNNNNNNNNNNNNNNNNNNNNNNNNNNNNNNNNNNNNNNNNNNNNNNNNNNNNNNNNNNNNNNNNNNNNNNNNNNNNNNNNNNNNNNNNNNNNNNNNNNNNNNNNNNNNNNNNNNNNNNNNNNNNNNNNNNNNNNNNNNNNNNNNNNNNNNNNNNNNNNNNNNNNNNNNNNNNNNNNNNNNNNNNNNNNNNNNNNNNNNNNNNNNNNNNNNNNNNNNNNNNNNNNNNNNNNNNNNNNNNNNNNNNNNNNNNNNNNNNNNNNNNNNNNNNNNNNNNNNNNNNNNNNNNNNNNNNNNNNNNNNNNNNNNNNNNNNNNNNNNNNNNNNNNNNNNNNNNNNNNNNNNNNNNNNNNNNNNNNNNNNNNNNNNNNNNNNNNNNNNNNNNNNNNNNNNNNNNNNNNNNNNNNNNNNNNNNNNNNNNNNNNNNNNNNNNNNNNNNNNNNNNNNNNNNNNNNNNNNNNNNNNNNNNNNNNNNNNNNNNNNNNNNNNNNNNNNNNNNNNNNNNNNNNNNNNNNNNNNNNNNNNNNNNNNNNNNNNNNNNNNNNNNNNNNNNNNNNNNNNNNNNNNNNNNNNNNNNNNNNNNNNNNNNNNNNNNNNNNNNNNNNNNNNNNNNNNNNNNNNNNNNNNNNNNNNNNNNNNNNNNNNNNNNNNNNNNNNNNNNNNNNNNNNNNNNNNNNNNNNNNNNNNNNNNNNNNNNNNNNNNNNNNNNNNNNNNNNNNNNCTCCTTTtaacattttatcttctttttcagCATCTTCATCACCATTTTTAGCTCCCTTTGTATGATGAATGtattgtgtatatatataaaaaaaacattgttaTGTATAGTTGTTAAAGACTTACAGCTCATGAGTCATGATATGATATAGGGGTAAcctatcaatgaaaaaaaatctgatATAAGGGTAAGATATAATGTAAAATGATATGTATTTATCTACTTGTATCTTACAATGCATATCTGATACACGATAtaatattaattgtttaaaagatGCCATAAAGTTAGAAATTGATGATAAGAGGGAAAAGAGGTAAAATAATCTATAATGGAAATTATGCACTTGTTGTCAAAGACACCTATGGAAGCTTGTAAatgaatttattcttttaaagaaTTTAGTGTTGATTTTGAATATGTTAGTGAATGAAAACTTTTgtttaatatattgatttttctttcttaagtCTTTGTTGTCTCTTTCCTTTAAGGAAGACAAAAATGATGAGCTTAGAAAGTTAGAACTTTGAAGTGGACCCATAAGCAAATTCATGTCaacaatatatacaaatttatatgATTGGTTGGGACTAAGAACTATaactaaaagttaaaaaatttattgttgtggattttataatgaatttatgCATTAAAATGTTATTTACTAAATTGAATTGGCAAGGGTTGAGGTGGGGATGTGGGAGATTTTAGGTTTAAGGCCCAGCAAGGGACAAAAAATATTGTCCAAGCTTTggagtttataattttttttaaaaaattatttttaaaattaattatttttgaaattatttaaaattattttaaaataattccatccaattttaaaattttttgtaaaaaatattgacCATGTGTCTGCTGACTCAAAAGGGAATTTTATAATCCTAACTATATGGTTAATAACTAGATGCTGCTATATCAACATTACTGGTTCAACCTTAAAGGTGTGAAGGAACACAGTACAAAGAACGTATCtgtaaaagtaaaataaaaataaaagtgtgcCTATTAAAAGACAATATATAATGCAATACGATAACTAAAActgttttgataataatagtaataaagaTGTGCAGGAAGGCAGCACatgtaagaataaaaataaagtgaataaaaataaagtgtgactataaatagacaaaatagaataagataattaaaactCTTCTGATAATGATAACAACAATAGCAACAAtatcaacaaaaacaataatgatagtaataataatacgGTGTGCCTATTAAAAGACAAAATAGAATGCAATAAGATAACTAAAACccttttgataataaaaaacaataataataatacacagTAATAAAGATGTAAAGGAATGGTGCAAAtgtaacaataaaataatagtgatagtataataataataatataatagtaataataatatagtGAATCTACTAAAAGCAAAAATAGAATACAATCAGATaacaaaaacttttctaataatacaaataatagTAATACAAAGATAAAGAACAAGAACAAGCTAACTAAAACACatataaatcaaactaaattcataaatttcatgCCCAGGTGTGTCACTGTGAAGACCGGAGCAATCATAGAAGATATACTTGTTCCTACCACAGTTTCATGAGAATGGTCATGATATTGAATTGATGCGATTCTCATGTCATTGGAAATTTATGAAGAAGTACAACACTGTTGATGGACATTGTTAGTCTTATGGGCAATTGGCAGTAAAATTGTGGTAAACATAAAAAGTTAACATTTCCCCAACTTGGACTGCTTCATACAGTTTGATCAATAGAATTTTTGGAGTCAGTCCGAGAGCCCTTTCTATTACACTCTGGATGCTGACTAAACTACCATAATGGACCAAGCTATGGGATTGaactaataaaatttctaaGGATGGAACAATTCCCATTAGTGATCACCACCAGCATAAATGAGGACACAATCTGATGCCATTTGACATATTTAATTCCAGTCCGTAAGTGATCTGCTGCATCATATTTATCAACAGCCACCTACTGTAGTTTATCATCAAGTATCCCATAGAAATTCATAGGAAAAAAAGGGAAGGCACAGATGTTGAAAGGATAATGGTAAAAGCACCTTAGGCCTTTAAAGTTGGGACCCTTGCTAAAATGcaatactaataataatgattaaaaaaatgtgaagacaTGCTTACCATTTCAGGATCCAAGACATCAATTGCATGCAATCCATATCTCTCTTCAGGACCACAATATGGGTTTTTGGATCTAAAGACACTGTTTGACCTGATCCACGCAAAGAAGCCTTTTATCTTTATCTAAAAACtcataattcaaattattttaaaagtatttttaaaattcatatcaatcaaattatttatcccaaaaaattatttatatctatatttaacTACCAACTAAAAAATATCGAAATATTTATATActcagtttattttttatttttctttcactttaatttttttctatttattttcttttcatcaaagttttaatttaaatttatgataagaatTAGATGATATTtgataagaattatttaaattttaagaaaacatcCAAACACAAAGGAATTAAACAGGTTTCctaaatgtatattttttttttcgaatgaatgaaatcttaaaaaaatgaatgcaTTTAAAAAGTGCAAAACACCCTGGAACATGTTACTGTGTCAACCGGTTCATATCCGGTCGGCCGGGTGACGTTTAAAAAACCTTCCCGCGGTTAATTTCTTCAGTGATATCCTCTGCCAGTCGAAGGGATCCGCCGATTGAGCTTCCAGAGACCGACTTTCGACGCCCTTCCAGCTGTTGCAAGCCTTCGGAGTGAGTTTTGAGGGGTGCGGGTTCACATTTCGGAGCTAGGGCGTGAGGTTTGGCAGTGATCCTCCTTCATCGCGCGTCACAGGCCGTTTGTCTTCTCTTCCCGCGCGCCACGGCTCTTTCATTGGCCTTGTTTTGACATAGGTGTGGCCCTTTGTTCCTGTAGTACAGTGCTCTCTTCTATTGTAGTGTTTCATGGCGCCTAGGAGAGACAAGGGTGCCTCGAAGGCACAGGCCAAGCGCCCTGCTCAGGCTTCTCAGGACGGTCAGGcggaggctcgccgaaaggcgaggttCGACACCGGCCTTTTCACTACGCTCGACGAATACCAGAGGTACAAGCAGCATTTCGTCCAGAGGAAGGTGGTTGCAgggagaaatattaatttcGCCCATCTACAGCATTTCGGGTTTGAGAGCCTCTTTGCACGCATGGGGTGGCTGCCCTTAGTCACTATTTCAGAGCCCATTTTTCCGACATTAGTCAGGGCATTCTATTCACGCGTGACGTATGGACATGGAGGCCCGATCACTTCGACCGTTAGAGGGGTTCAGATCCATCTGGACCCGGAGAGCATCTGCCGCATTTTGGACATTCCTCCTGGTGGACTCCGAGTATATGATGCCAAGGCCTGGCCGACGGTGCCGGGTTTCGATCCGAGAGAGGCGATTCAGAGGATGTGCGGCCTGGCAGCTGCCCCGGGGttgggcaaaccatcggcacaTAGCCTCACAGTGACCTGCCGAGTCCTTCATCACATGATAGCGTACATCCTCCTACCACGTGGCGGTCATCGAGATGAGGTTTCCTACCTGGAGGCATTCCTGATTGATTCCATTATGACGGGGAGACGTATTGATGTCGGGTATGtcatgatgatgcacatgatggCATGCTGCGAGACGGCCAAACGCATTCTCCCATACGGCCGCTTCATGACACGAGTGTTCAAGGATGCGGGGGTGGATTTGAGCAAGGAGCAGGAGGTCGAGGCGCCCAGCAGTTATGACACCTATGATGAGCAGTCGATGGCGCGGATGAAGTTGGAGAAGGCCCCAGATGGGTCATGGATTAGGAGGGCGGACCGACCAGTACCACAGCCACAGGCAGAGGGGGATGTGCATCCTGCAGTAGACGAAGAGGAGGAGATTCGGGAGATGGAGGGTGGGGTACACCCTCAGACCGAGTTTGACCATAGAGAGCCTGCGTTTGATATCCCTACACGCCAGTCTGAGGGTCGCCACTTTGACGCGACTATGTCAGAGCCGATGATGACTGAGACGGATTACACAGCTGGACCATCTAGTCAGCCATCATTTACTGAGCCTCATTACACCCATACATCACCTGGCCAGGCTCCTGACGCCCCTGAGCATGCGCCTTGGATGGAATTGGCTGCGCAGATTAGCTCAATTGGGACTCGTATTGAGGAGCGCATGGATCAGCAGCAGGCTACGCATGAGCATATCCTACAGAGGCTTGATCGCCTAGAGcatcagcatgaggagatgatggcgtACATCCGCGCCGTGTTCCCACCGCCACCCCATGCACCTTGACTGCATTGAGACCACGTCGTTATTTTGTTTATGTTGCAAAACTGGgacatatatattttgtattagcATACGTATATTCCGAGTAGTGTCATATTGCATGCAAatgtttgtgattttttttttttggattcaatatatatatatatatatatatatatatattatgctaTTTAGTTTATTATATGTTGTTTAGTAATATTTACAAGATGGCCAAGTCATCTCATCCATATTAGGAGGTACTTAACTTTAACCTTGTTTTACTTTTCTTAATTTACTAAAACTATAACCTTTTAACATTCGTGTGTTAGATGCGAAATTGAAATGCTTGCCATATCTTACTTTGTCTCTTGTATTTATTCTTCAGTTAGAATTCTTAGTAATCCAGTTTGCTACAACTTCGAAGTTCACAGAAATGAGAAAAGAGATATATttcaatgaaattatattttgtcTGAACTTCAGAAGCTATTAGttgtccttttattttttattcatatttactaTATTTGGAGGGAAATGATGGTGTGGtcatcaaaatattttcttttgtatcagCTGCTTAATTTTTGGTCTATCCTGTGTCCATGATTctgatatattttaaattccttaCTTTACAATGAATTAATTTCAAACCTTATTCATGCAAACAGGTTAGGGCGTTTGGTGCAATACATGAAAATTGGAGCCAATTACAGAGTTGGAAAGATCTCTTTGAATTTATTCGTATTAGGTTTTGTCTTTGCTCTAATTTCACACTGGAGCTGACTGAAACATAAGCATTTACGAAAGGAAGTGAATGAGAGAAAAGatatagggaaaaaaatccaacataatATACGTAGGAAGAGCTCATCAACATCTGAAAGGAAACTTTTGCTGAGCCCATTACTTGTTAGTATCTGTAAAGGATTCAAgttcataataaaatatgaaaggtCATTTTTATAGGATCCATATTGACATGTATTGTTGTCTCTGTCTAAGGCACAATTCGGCTCAATTGGCAGCTATTGGCCATTGTACCAACAATGCATTAAGATAGTAAAGCATGAATTTGAACCCACAGAAATCAATTGCTCAGAGTGATACCTCATTTTCTGGTACGGAAAAAATAATGGAACAGAAATTCAGCATCTCCTCAAAGCTTAACTAGGGAGACAATGTGAATTTTGAGCAGGAAAATCTAGTCTAAGAAATGATAATGACATCAACGTTATTTAAAGACTTTTGAGTGCTTTCTGgttggagaagaaaaataagaaatgatgacATAGGCCAATGTCCTAGCCAAAAGAGGGTCTAGCATGTATTAGAACTTTAGTTGAGCTAGGGGTGTTATAGATTATTTTGACGTCTGATAGTGAATGAATGGAAAGCTCCTGCATTTAGAGGTCTTGTACTTAGTGATGAGTTCAAGCCTTAGAAGTATGCAGAGAGATAGGTATGGAATAAGCCTTGTATCAGTTCTTTAATCCCTGTTTCTTCTTTAACAGGTGCTTTCTGGTAACAGGGTTTGATTATCCTTTGATTATCCTTGTAACAAATATGAACTCATTATCACCAATGGTATTTATGTGGCAGATTGACTGGTTGTAACTCAAATGTGCTAGAATCTTTATCATAGGTCATTGCTTAATTTATAgatcaaacttgtttttttttttttttggttgcttgGTGCTGCTTAATCTCTATTTGTATATCAAGCAAACTTTGAAATATAAGATGAAGAGTCTCATTTTCATAATATATCTGAAAAACAAGTAACATGTGTGGGATGAAGGTACAGGAACAACTCAAGCAAATTAGTACTCCTATTCATTTGTATCACCTGAAGGAAAGGTTAAGGTTTCAATTACTCTTCATGTATGcggatttttcaaaatttatcaaatattttattttaaggacATATATACAATAGCTTGTACAAACAATTGAAGAAATGACAATCTTTCCTCCACCTGCTCCCTTgaaaatgctttatttttttaactcactTTTTTCTCGACTAATCTTAAACAATGGGCactcttttaaaatatttcattctcTCATGAAAGGTGAGttccaaaaatagttttataactGATAAAACTATGTGAATTaagaactatttaaaaaattaacatatttgcATATTTTGGAACTCTTTTATTAGTCAGTTGGCATACTTGGTGGGCATGGGatggaaccggtcgaccggttaccaTAGACCGGTTGCACTACGGGCAAAGACACTCACATAAAGGAcacgaaccggtcgaccggttatccTAGACCGGTCGACTGGTAATctgtctttttcattttgacacTTCCTATGGGTTTTCAGCTTCAATGGGCCAACAACCAATATAAAcggatgaaaaacaaaatttaaaaacaagaaacatgTGCTGATAAAATGCGAAATAACCAAAATTTATGTTCAATACATTGGAATTTTAATTGGAATGAAATCCATAATTACATGTCCCGAAACGTATATGAtactatttgatgaaaatagttACAATGTAAAAATTTAACAGAAGGTTGGTATCTTATTATCCAACTCTTAACATAGATTGGCTTCCTATAAAATAAACTATCTTGATCATCTAGACTTCTCTGTTTTCTCTTCTCATCTTTCATCTGATGTTAAGCCTCTTATTTTGAAGTATTTCTATTGATCGTGACAAAGCTCCCACTTCAACAATCAACCCACCTGCACacataaagggaaaaacaattagttcaaggataaaagatcatttatttgcttcatctaaATACGAAAAGGAAAGGGTGCAATTCGACACCCTCATGTACTCGTTTAAGTTGTCCTATTATCCGTCACTCCATACTGTGCTCATAATTTTCCATTGATGCAGAGTCATAAATCCGTCTTACAAACAGAAGAAGTCAACATGCTCATAATTTAAGAACAATCGAcgagtgttttcaaaaaaagttgaaatccttcaatgtaggtagggttgtacacacttgtacagttagccCATTtggcttgtacagttagtgtaaatgGATTGTACAGTTATGCAATCCACCGAAGGGACGACCGaacaagtgcatatgggtggggcaacaatgtttccattaTCGGCGATGagggaaaaggaggaaaaacttAACCCTCATTTCGGTTCCTACGCCTAAGTAATGTGGGAGAGCTAAAACAATGAACTAACattgtacaaataaaataatatacgtGGAAGGAGTGTGTTGTCAACCGCTATGTGTGAGGAATGTGCACGACGAGTGGAAAATGTTGATGACTAAGTTCTTCACAATCACTTGAAATACATTTAGAtacacacccttgtacatttagtacattgcgattgtacacttggtgtaaaggccttgtacagttggagcaATTCCACTTAAATAAAACTGAAGGAGTGCATATGGGGGGGTTAACCACATTCCAAAGAAATGGCTGattgaaaatgggaaaatgaaacccaatttaggttcctatGCAACATAAGTGTGCTACCACAAGGCAtttgaatgtgtacgaaggTAAATGAGGAATGACTGTGAGGGATGTCCccctagtaaaaaaaaagaaggaaatgagcaacgattgttttcaaaaaagttgaaatccttCAATATAGATAgggttgtacacacttgtacagttagcacatttggcttgtacagttagtgtaaatgGCTTGTACAGTTATGCAATCCACCGAAGGGACGACCGaacaagtgcatatgggtgggccaacaatgtttccattctcGTGGATGagggaaaaggaggaaaaacttAACCCTCATTTCGGTTCCTACGCCTGATTGATGCTCTTCCATCAATCTTTACCACTGAGAGCTCCTCACTAAGTCAATAATATGGTGGACTAGACAGAAAATTAAAGCacggaaagaaataaaatccaaTAATGCATGATttgcatattttcaaatctattacTCAACAAAACATAAGCACTGGtaatattttcctctttgcctataaaaaaaaaaatgataaaggacgAGAAGGGGTTTCATGTATATGTGTGCCTGTTtgttttttgacaaataaaggtaagtgtatattttttatgttccaGTTTCAGATTCATTAAGACTTTGTTTGGATCATGGAAAGTGCTatggcaaaaaaataaaaaatagtatggTTTTCCatagaaaattgataaaaattgaaatataatgaaaattatttaagaacttATACATTCTTAAATTCTTTACTCTatagaaaagaagaataataTTGGAAAAGTATGCTAGAGaagtttaagtttttttttcttccttttccattttttctcccaattgagtTTCCCTCCTACTTTTCGCGATCTAAATTGAACCTAAACgactaaaaacaataaaagtaaaaatcaaCTACACCCTAATCAGATTTCAGTATCACTTTATGGAAAATCAACCAACTATAGTAAATGAATTGTGAGAACAGCAACTTTTACAGATAAGAAGACAAACCGTGTGCAAAGTTTCAAAACCATTCTTGGAGCTTGCCATTACCAAAGGATGTAAAGATGTAAAAGGTGAGAATATATCCTCTTCTGCTTCTTTGGGGGAGTTCCTATAACATATAGGTCACTCAATATCTCATAGCCTTTCTATTAATTCTGTAACATATatggaccatttgttaatttttgggcccagctggccccaaaacacaattctccctttgaagaaaaaaaaagaaatgagcaaagaattttgcgaaaatcgtttgaaatccttcaagttaggtagccttgtacacccttgtacacttagtgtaaatgccttgtacacttagtgtaaatgccttgtacagttggagaaatccgACATAGCTATAGCTGAATGAGTGTAAATGGGCGGGATAGCCACTCGCCGATGTCATGGGTcagtgaaaagggggaaaatgaaacccaatttaggttcccattcatcatacgtgtgctagcacattccaatgaatgtgtaggaagggaaatgaggagggagtacgaggcatgtccccctttgaaaaaaaaaatgagcaaagaatttttcgaaaatcgtttgaaatccttcaagttaggtagccttgtacacccttgtacacttagtgtaaatgccttgtacacttagtgtaaatgccttgtacagttggagaaatccgACATAGCTATAGCTGAATGAGTGTAAATGGGCGGGATAGCCACTCGCCGATGTCATGGGTcagtgaaaagggggaaaatgaaacccaatttaggttcccattcatcatacgtgtgctaccacattccaatgaatgtgttggaagggaaatgaggagggagtacgaggcatgtccccctttgaaaaaaaaaatgagcaaagaatttttcgaaaatcgtttgaaatccttcaagttaggtagccttgtacacccttgtacacttagtgtaaattccttgtacacttagtgtaaatgccttgtacagttgggcAAATCCATAATAGGGACGACCAAccaagtgcatatgggtgggaaAACAATGCTTCCACTCTCATGGATAAGGGAAAAGGATGAAAAAGTTAAGCCTTGTTTCGCTTCATATGCATCATTAGTAGGGGAGCTAATAGCATGAATTAACATGGTAGCCATCACATAAAATGCGTGCAATGAGGCACCATTCAAGCaatatgtgtgaggaatgtccccgacgattggaaaaagtaaatgagtaaattcttcaaaatcacttgaaaaccCTTAAGATACAtgcccttgtacacccttgtacatttagtacattggccttgtacacttagtgtaaatgccttgtacacttGCAGGAAATCGACCTAGGTACACCTTAATCAGTGAAAAGGGCGAAAATGAAACTCAATTTAGTTTCCTATGCATCATAAGTGCACTAACTAGTCCCCACAGCTCACCTTCTGCACCATACCCATTCATTCTCTAGAATATAAACCCAAAAACCAGATTATAAAGTGAGGAATTTTCAAACAGCTGAAATGCCAATTTTAAGGAGATCTTTTTCAACGGATTAACTGGAAGTTTCTTTCATTTACTTACCTTGTGCTTCATTCGTATGAGGCAAGATGGATATGATCAAAGCCTCATTTATACCCCACCCTGCACCCTAAAACACGCTGTtattaagttcaaaattttttaagaacaccCTAACACCATATCAAAACGGACGTCTTTCCTCAAACCTTGTAAACAAACATCCACCACATCATCAAAGGAACCAACATGAAATCAAAATCTCAGAAAATTTAATCACACCCACCTTCATTTCGATTTGGGAATGATGATG
Proteins encoded in this window:
- the LOC117925630 gene encoding annexin D2-like: MSPNRAAEDCEQLRKAFACMLSSSFPNRNEGWGINEALIISILPHTNEAQGGLIVEVGALSRSIEILQNKRLNIR